A region from the Drosophila ananassae strain 14024-0371.13 chromosome 2L, ASM1763931v2, whole genome shotgun sequence genome encodes:
- the LOC6505841 gene encoding uncharacterized protein LOC6505841 → MSMSNLSIDGEFRYIIQWFNEWSELQRDDFVYVLVEYLTGGATGGGGIHVNGMVNALSNAGVQDKPMSLFQCRIKLFREWSPKWPIEFKCKLQEKISEIDAKVGEKIINELRGPHGVHNGDVAVHLNANGTSDGGGEFELEQGKVVEVASATADQPPEAATTAAAPEAEADNDNRLAAVLRQETPVDDEDVEEPREESAEVNGHYPAAAVTTIAVNTSPSPSPSPSPTPAIVEPVEQVENSVTVTVASAQVSPVA, encoded by the exons ATGTCCATGAGCAATCTATCAATCGACGGAGAATTCCGTTACATTATACAGTGGTTCAACGAGTGGAGTGAACTGCAGCGGGACGATTTTGTCTACGTTTTGGTTGAGTACTTGACGGGTGGAGCCACAGGCGGAGGCGGTATTCATGTGAATGGTATGGTGAACGCGCTGAGCAACGCAGGCGTGCAGGACAAGCCCATGAGCCTATTCCAGTGTCGC ATTAAGCTGTTCCGTGAATGGAGCCCCAAATGGCCGATCGAGTTCAAATGCAAGCTGCAGGAAAAGATTAGCGAGATCGACGCGAAGGTGGGGGAAAAGATCATCAATGAGCTGAGGGGGCCCCATGGCGTGCACAATGGCGATGTTGCTGtgcatttaaatgcaaatggaACGAGCGATGGAGGCGGGGAATTTGAACTGGAGCAAGGAAAGGTGGTAGAGGTTGCTAGTGCAACAGCAGATCAACCTCCAGAAGCAGCAACTACAGCAGCAGCTCCCGAAGCAGAGGCGGACAACGACAATCGTTTAGCGGCGGTGCTTCGCCAAGAAACGCCCGTCGATGACGAAGACGTGGAAGAACCAAGAGAAGAGTCCGCAGAAGTAAATGGCCATTATCCAGCCGCTGCAGTGACAACGATTGCCGTGAATacgtctccatctccatctccatcgcCATCCCCCACTCCAGCGATCGTCGAACCTGTAGAACAGGTCGAGAATAGCGTTACCGTCACCGTGGCCTCTGCCCAAGTTTCCCCGGTGGCTTAG
- the LOC6505680 gene encoding serine/threonine-protein phosphatase 5 produces the protein MSSSVLEIQPKAGEGQPEQPGVASAEITGPKESGAATNASQKPDQDFAAAEQYKNQGNDLLKTKEFTKAIDMYSKAIELQPNSAIYYANRSLAHLRQESFGYALQDGISAVKADPSYLKGYYRRAAAHMSLGKFKQALCDFEFVAKCRPNDKDAKLKFTECSKIVKMRAFERAIAVDKPEKTLSEMYRDMENITIEDDYKGPQLEDGKVTLQFMKDLMEHYKGQKRLHRKFAYKILCEIDTYMRSQPSLVDITVPDEEKFTICGDIHGQFYDLMNIFEINGLPSEKNPYLFNGDFVDRGSFSVECIFTLFGFKLLYPNHFFLSRGNHESINMNQMYGFTGEVTAKYTSAMADIFTQVFNWLPLCHCINQKILVMHGGLFSSDNVTLDNIRRIERNCQPPEEGLMCELLWSDPQLWMGRGPSKRGVGIQFGPDVTEAFCKNNNLDYIIRSHEVKDMGYEEAHNGQCITVFSAPNYCDTMGNMGAFITITGNNLKPNYKSFEAVPHPDVKPMAYANSLMNWLA, from the exons ATGTCTTCGTCCGTGCTAGAAATACAGCCAAAGGCAGGAGAGGGCCAGCCGGAGCAGCCAGGAGTGGCCAGTGCGGAAATTACAGGTCCCAAAGAATCAGGGGCCGCCACAAATGCCAGTCAAAAGCCTGATCAGGATTTTGCCGCGGCCGAGCAGTACAAAAACCAGGGAAACGATTTGCTAAAAA CCAAGGAATTTACGAAAGCTATCGACATGTACTCCAAAGCCATAGAACTGCAGCCTAACAGCGCGATATATTACGCCAACCGATCGTTGGCCCATCTGCGCCAGGAAAGCTTTGGATATGCTCTGCAGGATGGAATATCGGCAGTAAAGGCTGACCCCAGCTACCTGAAGGGCTACTACCGTAGGGCGGCTGCGCACATGTCTCTTGGAAAGTTCAAGCAGGCCCTCTGCGATTTCGAATTC GTGGCAAAGTGCAGGCCCAACGACAAGGACGCTAAGCTGAAGTTCACCGAGTGCAGCAAAATCGTAAAAATGCGCGCCTTCGAGCGGGCAATTGCAGTGGACAAGCCGGAGAAGACGCTCTCAGAGATGTACAGGGACATGGAGAATATAA CTATTGAGGATGACTACAAAGGACCGCAACTTGAGGACGGCAAGGTTACCCTCCAGTTTATGAAGGACTTAATGGAGCACTATAAGGGTCAGAAACGATTGCACCGAAAATTTGCCTATAAa aTACTGTGCGAGATTGATACATACATGCGCTCCCAGCCTTCGCTTGTAGATATCACGGTGCCAGATGAGGAGAAGTTTACAATCTGTGGCGATATTCACGGCCAATTTTATGACTTGATGAACATTTTTGAGATAAATGGGCTACCCTCCGAGAAAAACCCCTACCTTTTCAACGGAGACTTTGTCGACAGGGGTTCCTTCTCCGTAGAATGTATATTCACGTTGTTTGGCTTTAAGCTTCTGTATCCAAATCACTTCTTCTTGTCGCGAG GCAACCACGAAAGTATCAACATGAACCAAATGTACGGATTTACTGGTGAAGTGACTGCCAAGTACACCAGTGCAATGGCAGACATATTTACGCAGGTGTTCAACTGGCTTCCGCTCTGCCACTGCATCAATCAAAAGATCTTGGTTATGCACGGCGGACTCTTCTCCTCAGACAATGTGACTCTGGACAACATAAGACGTATCGAACGCAACTGTCAGCCTCCAGAGGAAGGTCTCATGTGCGAGCTTCTGTGGTCGGATCCTCAGCTGTGGATGGGCCGAGGGCCGTCTAAGCGAGGCGTAGGCATTCAGTTCGGTCCAGATGTCACTGAGGCGTTCTGCAAGAACAACAATCTGGATTACATCATCAGAAGTCACGAAGTCAAGGATATGGGCTACGAAGAGGCACACAATGGTCAATGCATAACGGTCTTCTCAGCTCCGAACTATTG TGATACTATGGGCAATATGGGAGCATTTATTACCATCACAGGTAACAACTTGAAACCAAACTACAAATCGTTCGAGGCTGTG CCACATCCCGATGTCAAGCCGATGGCCTATGCCAATAGCTTAATGAACTGGCTGGCGTAG
- the LOC6505840 gene encoding uncharacterized protein LOC6505840: MIHLEWYVTRIKPAIEAFLKEPSKSTLSLVEREIEGFNFGEMRIYQVQTLVPLVLKLDELTGENQELRTSLMNCLSTIVSRAYLADAKGLRSILVVVMQQIVDPKTATMRPDLSEEIKLAAVECIFEALRRSTSDVLETFYSKEAAMIIGQILITLLNIIEHEKYRKLVQTAVKCLMVVFYVHDESDAMDVVLRSQVANTTFIFLPKVLIVLFKTSLKDDKVGETLKSMTVQALGRIICIMFEETTEEFMKLRYDVGAFRNLLDSSTENSEQTSEFKYFSNKKASVEENEERLHEMQSELRSLKWIGATSRRLRPIFVETSILRAHPSLKIRESYAEMCCLLLSHCVHNLRSNFLHILESVMALSEDENEAIAQRCRNTLIQLQQQTNSQGIFDENAEMLLDAHLNKWPRILHRCEDNEQFAELLFFKGFLKNVKSEKLQLLLLVPKNLEMFVNCLLMALDLRTSRDLLNEEYSLRQIRTGNSKDLYSELSKLQWRQFKYLGSKRTVDILYDIATLLGTEPTINRVIFDYCQEQIQQRSAAMNEAVLLLTLMITTPVKIARESRLMLAQLFLDQLLREEHWNLSLQPDASWRLKVEKPTNWFKDYTPGLYSSAVEIRTQDCDSDDEELADVVSSRVNIADAQFNVLHTCLVLYAVGHCAKFIGDTFDRYIFQSLHKVLLKVSSSNTIVYQAASFAFVSMQLALKYAEPSHFIECSTDYITFHLNSLLKKSPESPAAVDILTVVLQYSTRGNVPHLDSIFQTIREECSKRHQTSNVHSYLRVFNAFLKHITGWQHDTRTQVDAEHDMQVDEDKGALDTWLSVLQRPRLLDDLNGDENMTEVPNKNEEDVTEEEAETEPAKPTLPRHIEMVKDILGQVIKFISTDDQAQQIAALECFASGVPLLADYENELLPLVHLVWQPLVEKFRQKDALVLNRCFTLLHLLGVHSKEFIFKRSLSDVIPQLKQFLQVASKHSKMETSLAKTQEYKLQVKLLQSLSDFIIGLQIDGKHFHELLSTVVIYLSQEQPAELQALAKDCILQLVCYNGPFLYVTLLQRAHLKDYMNSVSQILGVMGFSLAKGGDLD, encoded by the exons ATGATTCACTTGGAGTGGTATGTCACGCGGATAAAGCCCGCCATTGAAGCCTTCCTGAAGGAGCCCAGCAAAAGCACGCTTTCCCTGGTTGAGCGTGAAATTGAGGGATTTAACTTTGGAGAAATGCGCATCTACCAGGTGCAGACCCTGGTGCCGTTGGTGCTTAAACTGGACGAGCTTACGGG GGAGAATCAGGAACTCCGCACTAGTTTAATGAATTGCCTTAGTACCATTGTGTCCCGCGCCTACCTGGCCGATGCGAAGGGGTTGCGGTCCATCCTGGTGGTAGTAATGCAGCAGATTGTTGACCCAAAAACGGCAACCATGCGACCAGACCTCTCAGAGGAAATTAAGCTGGCTGCAGTCGAATGCATATTCGAGGCACTGCGTCGCTCCACTAGCGATGTTCTGGAGACGTTCTACTCTAAGGAAGCGGCGATGATCATTGGACAGATTCTTATTACGCTGCTAAATATCATTGAGCACGAGAAGTACCGGAAACTTGTCCAGACCGCTGTGAAGTGTTTAATGGTGGTTTTCTACGTCCATGACGAGTCCGACGCCATGGACGTGGTACTGCGCAGTCAGGTGGCCAACACCACATTCATTTTCCTTCCAAAAGTCCTTATTGTGCTATTTAAAACGTCCTTAAAGGATGATAAAGTCGGTGAGACCTTAAAATCC ATGACGGTCCAAGCCCTTGGACGCATTATCTGCATCATGTTTGAGGAAACGACAGAGGAATTTATGAAACTTCGCTATGATGTAGGCGCATTCCGGAATCTTTTAGATAGCTCTACGGAAAATTCCGAGCAGACAAGTGAATTTAAATACTTTTCCAATAAAAAAGCCAGTGTTGAAGAAAATGAGGAGCGACTTCATGAAATGCAGTCCGAGCTGCGCTCCCTCAAATGGATCGGGGCAACATCGCGTCGTTTGCGGCCCATCTTTGTGGAGACAAGTATTCTGAGGGCACATCCTTCACTTAAGATAAGGGAGTCCTATGCCGAAATGTGTTGCCTTCTGCTCTCGCACTGCGTCCATAACTTGCGCAGCAACTTTTTACATATACTGGAGAGTGTAATGGCTTTATCGGAGGACGAAAACGAAGCGATAGCCCAACGCTGCAGAAATACATTGATTCAGCTGCAACAGCAAACTAACAGCCAAGGAATATTTGACGAGAATGCGGAAATGCTATTAGATGCGCACCTCAATAAATGGCCTCGTATTTTACACCGCTGCGAGGACAATGAGCAGTTCGCTGAGTTACTCTTTTTCAAGGGATTCCTAAAGAATGTCAAATCTGAAAAACTTCAACTTCTGCTCTTAGTGCCAAAGAACCTCGAAATGTTCGTCAATTGTCTTCTAATGGCTTTAGATTTGCGAACTTCGCGGGATCTTCTCAACGAGGAATACTCCCTCCGCCAAATTCGGACGGGGAATTCGAAGGACCTGTATTCAGAGTTGTCAAAGTTGCAATGGCGCCAGTTTAAGTACCTGGGATCAAAGCGAACTGTGGATATTCTTTACGATATAGCAACTTTATTAGGCACAGAACCCACCATAAACCGAGTTATCTTCGACTATTGTCAGGAGCAGATTCAGCAAAGATCAGCCGCCATGAATGAGGCAGTCTTGCTCCTAACGTTAATGATCACAACGCCAGTCAAGATAGCTAGGGAAAGTCGCTTGATGTTGGCCCAGCTTTTTTTGGACCAGCTTCTGCGGGAAGAGCATTGGAACCTATCCTTACAGCCCGATGCCTCCTGGCGTTTAAAAGTGGAAAAG CCAACTAACTGGTTTAAGGACTATACCCCGGGCCTGTATTCATCAGCTGTGGAAATTCGTACTCAGGATTGCGATTCTGATGATGAGGAGTTGGCAGACGTGGTCAGTAGTCGTGTAAATATTGCGGATGCCCAGTTCAATGTGTTGCACACATGTTTGGTACTATACGCAGTCGGCCATTGTGCCAAGTTCATTGGCGATACCTTCGACAGATATATCTTTCAGAGCCTGCATAAAGTTCTCCTTAAAGTATCCAGTAGCAACACCATTGTGTACCAAGCGGCTAGTTTCGCATTCGTGTCAATGCAGCTGGCTCTGAAATACGCGGAACCATCGCATTTCATTGAGTGTTCTACGGATTATATAACCTTTCATTTGAACTCGTTACTTAAAAAGTCGCCGGAGAGCCCAGCCGCCGTGGATATTCTCACCGTGGTGCTTCAGTACAGCACAAGGGGAAATGTGCCCCATTTAGATAGTATATTCCAGACGATACGGGAGGAGTGTTCCAAGCGTCACCAAACATCCAATGTGCACTCATATCTGCGCGTTTTCAATGCATTCCTTAAACACATAACAGGCTGGCAACACGACACCCGGACACAGGTCGATGCGGAGCACGACATGCAAGTAGACGAGGATAAGGGAGCTCTTGACACCTGGCTGAGCGTACTCCAGAGGCCGCGTTTGTTGGACGATCTAAATGGAGACGAAAATATGACAGAAGTACCAAACAAAAATGAAGAGGATGTCACGGAAGAGGAAGCGGAAACCGAACCCGCAAAGCCTACTTTACCACGTCACATTGAAATGGTGAAGGATATTCTGGGCCAGGTCATTAAGTTTATATCTACCGATGACCAAGCTCAGCAGATTGCCGCCCTCGAGTGCTTCGCCAGTGGTGTACCCCTCTTAGCGGATTATGAAAACGAACTCTTGCCACTGGTGCACCTTGTTTGGCAACCGCTTGTGGAAAAATTCCGTCAAAAGGATGCTCTGGTGCTTAACCGCTGTTTTACATTGTTACACCTTCTCGGTGTTCACTCAAAGGAGTTTATATTTAAGAGAAGCCTCAGCGATGTGATACCCCAACTGAAACAGTTTCTCCAAGTGGCCAGCAAGCACAGTAAAATGGAAACCTCATTGGCGAAGACCCAAGAGTACAAGTTACAAGTAAAGTTGCTTCAGAGCCTGTCAGATTTTATAATAGGCCTTCAAATAGACGGAAAACACTTCCACGAGTTATTATCCACCGTTGTGATTTACCTGTCGCAGGAACAGCCGGCAGAGTTGCAAGCTCTAGCCAAGGATTGCATTCTCCAGTTGGTGTGCTACAATGGACCCTTTCTTTATGTGACTTTACTCCAAAGGGCACACCTTAAGGATTATATGAATAGTGTTAGCCAGATCCTGGGAGTCATGGGCTTCAGCTTAGCTAAAGGAGGTGACCTCGATTAA
- the LOC6505839 gene encoding 26S proteasome regulatory subunit 6B, with amino-acid sequence MRLFKEEIALFHQKSLAKYEGLDEADLYVMYKKLQMELELIQVQEDYIKEEQRNLKKEFIHAQEEVKRIKAVPLVIGQFLEAVDENNGIVASTTGSNYYVRVLSTIDREQLKPSSSVALHKQSNCLVDLVPPEADSTISMLTPEERPDVHYSDIGGLDVQKQEIREAVELPLTHAQLYKQIGIDPPRGVLLFGPPGCGKTMLAKAVAHHTTASFIRVVGSEFVQKYLGEGPRMVRDLFRLAKQNAPSVIFIDEIDAIATKRFDAQTGADREVQRILLELLNQMDGFDETTNIKVIMATNRADTLDPALLRPGRLDRKIEFPLPDRRQKRLVFSTITSKMNLSEDVDLEDIVARPDKISNADINAICQEAGMHAVRENRYVVNFKDFEKGYKTSVRKDETQHEFYN; translated from the exons ATGCGCCTATTCAAGGAAGAAATCGCCCTTTTTCACCAAAAGTCCCTGGCAAAATATGAGGGCTTGGATGAAGCCGACTTGTATGTTATGTACAAGAAGTTGCAAATGGAGTTGGAGCTTATCCAAGTTCAGGAGGACTACATCAAGGAAGAGCAGCGCAACTTAAAAAAAGAATTCATTCATGCTCAGGAGGAGGTGAAGCGCATTAAGGCCGTTCCCCTGGTCATCGGGCAATTCTTAGAGGCGGTCGATGAGAACAACGGAATTGTGGCGTCCACCACGGGTTCCAATTACTACGTCCGTGTACTTTCTACTATCGACAGGGAGCAGCTAAAGCCTTCGTCTTCGGTGGCCCTGCATAAGCAGAGCAACTGTTTGGTAGATTTGGTGCCTCCGGAGGCGGATAGCACTATATCCATGCTGACTCCGGAAGAGAGACCTGATGTCCACTATTCAGATATTGGGGGACTGGATGTTCAGAAACAGGAGATACGCGAAGCTGTGGAGCTGCCCCTTACGCATGCGCAGTTGTATAAGCAGATTG GCATCGATCCTCCCCGAGGAGTCCTTCTCTTTGGTCCTCCTGGATGTGGGAAAACAATGTTGGCGAAAGCCGTAGCTCATCACACCACTGCTTCTTTTATTCGTGTAGTGGGTTCTGAGTTCGTCCAGAAGTACTTGGGCGAGGGTCCTCGCATGGTCCGCGATCTATTCCGTCTGGCCAAGCAGAATGCGCCATCCGTTATTTTCATTGATGAAATTGATGCCATTGCTACCAAACGTTTTGATGCGCAAACCGGAGCCGATCGGGAAGTACAGCGCATTTTGCTGGAGCTCCTCAACCAGATGGATGGTTTCGACGAAACAACCAATATCAAGGTAATCATGGCCACCAATCGCGCTGATACCTTGGATCCAGCTCTTTTGCGTCCCGGCCGTCTTGACCGAAAAATAGAGTTTCCACTGCCGGATCGTCGCCAAAAGCGCCTTGTTTTCTCAACAATCACATCAAAGATGAATCTTAGCGAGGACGTGGATCTGGAGGATATTGTAGCACGTCCGGACAAGATCTCAAATGCAGATATTAATGCCATTTGTCAGGAGGCTGGAATGCACGCTGTGCGCGAGAATCGCTACGTTGTCAACTTTAAAGACTTTGAAAAGGGCTACAAGACCAGCGTGCGCAAGGATGAGACCCAGCACGAGTTTTACAATTAG
- the LOC6505681 gene encoding probable Dol-P-Man:Man(7)GlcNAc(2)-PP-Dol alpha-1,6-mannosyltransferase isoform X1: MDILVFLTAVAHLVYTPFTKVEESFNLQAMHDILYLRDNFTQYDHHEFPGVVPRTFIGPLVVSMLSAPFVLLFETLDINKFWAQYVVRLVLAGAITVAWNNLRQAVTKIYGVEVRLWFTAITITQFHFMFYMTRPLPNIFALPLVLYAIAYWMRYQHKPFIICSGISILVFRSELALFLGLLLAVSLLQRKFSIDRLLKISLPAGICILAATVLVDSFFWRRLLWPEGEVLWYNTILNKSSNWGTSPFFWYFYSAMPRAMGASLVFVPIGIFLEKRIRPLALSALAFVLLYSLLPHKELRFIIYVFPVLNIAAACACQRIWMNSAKSTWHSFLALCSGAHLLLNVFMTVFLLVISGTNYPGGEALSRLHRLEVGSSNVSVHISNLAAQSGVSRFMEVRDEWAYSKNESMNYTQAELASYTHLLVEAKNKQNTDVWASLQDEFDTVEFIDCFNSIGIQYNSLLPVRIKTKPCIGILKRRIPPSNKQKPQAKPRKEKVTKPEAVEEIKTPPIEKIARDSNKSVVEAILPVDVDDDDGIVATVEEMSLEQDINSEYEKVVEPEVESIETPAKEINFQELRNLAMGQTTKTSRAATKLKIRKIIEQHYRSKGKQIENDSAERSPKIPGGTAGRPGVRQSVKAIIKQEKIKEMIEQISTMDLTRICDLEKTSTKDCLKQVIDKIDDSENAKLK, translated from the exons ATGGACATTCTGGTTTTCCTAACGGCGGTGGCCCATTTGGTCTACACCCCTTTTACGAAAGTGGAGGAGAGCTTCAACCTGCAGGCCATGCATGATATTCTATATTTGAGGGATAACTTTACTCAG TATGATCATCATGAGTTTCCGGGAGTAGTACCACGAACCTTTATTGGCCCACTGGTTGTATCTATGCTGTCTGCTCCGTTTGTCCTACTCTTTGAGACTCTGGATATTAACAAATTCTGGGCCCAATATGTAG TGCGGCTGGTCTTAGCTGGAGCCATCACAGTGGCATGGAACAACTTAAGGCAGGCCGTAACGAAAATCTATGGCGTGGAGGTGCGTCTGTGGTTTACAGCCATCACCATAACACAGTTTCATTTCATGTTTTACATGACGAGGCCCTTGCCAAATATTTTTGCCTTGCCCTTAG TACTCTATGCCATTGCGTATTGGATGCGGTACCAGCACAAGCCATTTATCATCTGCTCTGGCATCTCCATCCTAGTCTTTCGTTCGGAATTGGCTTTATTCTTGGGTCTATTGCTGGCCGTGAGCTTGCTACAGCGAAAATTCTCCATTGACAG gcttttgaaaatttcactGCCGGCGGGCATTTGCATTTTGGCTGCGACTGTGTTGGTAGATTCATTTTTCTGGCGGAGACTGCTGTGGCCTGAGGGGGAAGTACTCTGGTACAACACAATTCTCAACAAAAGTTCCAATTGGGGCACGTCGCCctttttttggtatttctACTCGGCAATGCCTAGAGCGATGGGAGCATCATTGGTGTTTGTGCCAATTGGCATTTTCTTGGAGAAACGCATTCGCCCCTTGGCACTATCTGCTCTAGCCTTTGTACTTCTGTACTCCCTACTGCCCCACAAGGAACTTCGGTTTATTATCTACGTGTTCCCAGTTCTGAATATTGCTGCTGCTTGCGCATGCCAAAGGAT TTGGATGAACAGCGCCAAATCAACGTGGCACAGTTTCCTTGCGTTATGTTCTGGAGCTCACCTGCTGTTAAATGTCTTTATGACGGTATTTCTGCTCGTCATTTCGGGAACTAACTATCCTGGAGGAGAAGCTCTTTCACGTTTACACCGCTTGGAGGTTGGCTCATCCAATGTATCTGTGCACATATCGAACTTAGCCGCTCAAAGTGGAGTTTCGCGTTTTATGGAAGTACGAGATGAATGGGCGTATAGCAAAAACGAGTCTATGAATTACACCCAGGCAGAACTGGCCAGTTACACACATCTCTTAGTAGAGgccaaaaataagcaaaatacTGATGTGTGGGCCTCGTTGCAAGATGAATTTGACACCGTGGAGTTCATCGATTGCTTCAACAGCATTGGCATACAATACAACTCCTTGTTGCCAGTCCGAATCAAAACCAAGCCTTGTATTGGAATCCTTAAGAGACGAATTCCACCTTCTAATAAGCAGAAACCCCAGGCAAAGCCAAGAAAGGAAAAGGTTACAAAACCTGAAGCTGTAGAAGAAATTAAAACTCCTCCAATCGAAAAAATTGCTAGAGATAGCAATAAGTCGGTAGTGGAAGCTATTCTACCCGTAGATgtggatgatgatgatggtatCGTGGCGACCGTTGAGGAGATGTCCCTGGAACAAGACATAAACAGTGAATATGAAAAAGTAGTTGAACCGGAAGTAGAATCGATTGAGACGCCAGCCAAGGAAATTAATTTTCAGGAATTACGAAATTTAGCCATGGGTCAAACTACAAAAACATCTCGAGCTGCAACCAAACTAAAAATACGAAAGATTATTGAGCAGCACTACCGATCCAAGGGCAAGCAAATCGAAAATGATTCTGCGGAACGGTCGCCAAAGATACCAGGTGGAACTGCTGGACGTCCTGGCGTGAGACAGTCTGTAAAGGCCATTATAAAACAAGAGAAGATTAAGGAGATGATCGAGCAAATTTCTACTATGGACCTTACACGCATCTGCGACTTGGAGAAGACATCGACAAAGGACTGTTTAAAACAGGTCATTGACAAAATTGACGACAGCGAGAATGCAAAACTGAAATAA
- the LOC6505681 gene encoding probable Dol-P-Man:Man(7)GlcNAc(2)-PP-Dol alpha-1,6-mannosyltransferase isoform X2 has translation MEQLKAGRNENLWRGGASVVYSHHHNTVSFHVLHDEALAKYFCLALRTNFSVLYAIAYWMRYQHKPFIICSGISILVFRSELALFLGLLLAVSLLQRKFSIDRLLKISLPAGICILAATVLVDSFFWRRLLWPEGEVLWYNTILNKSSNWGTSPFFWYFYSAMPRAMGASLVFVPIGIFLEKRIRPLALSALAFVLLYSLLPHKELRFIIYVFPVLNIAAACACQRIWMNSAKSTWHSFLALCSGAHLLLNVFMTVFLLVISGTNYPGGEALSRLHRLEVGSSNVSVHISNLAAQSGVSRFMEVRDEWAYSKNESMNYTQAELASYTHLLVEAKNKQNTDVWASLQDEFDTVEFIDCFNSIGIQYNSLLPVRIKTKPCIGILKRRIPPSNKQKPQAKPRKEKVTKPEAVEEIKTPPIEKIARDSNKSVVEAILPVDVDDDDGIVATVEEMSLEQDINSEYEKVVEPEVESIETPAKEINFQELRNLAMGQTTKTSRAATKLKIRKIIEQHYRSKGKQIENDSAERSPKIPGGTAGRPGVRQSVKAIIKQEKIKEMIEQISTMDLTRICDLEKTSTKDCLKQVIDKIDDSENAKLK, from the exons ATGGAACAACTTAAGGCAGGCCGTAACGAAAATCTATGGCGTGGAGGTGCGTCTGTGGTTTACAGCCATCACCATAACACAGTTTCATTTCATGTTTTACATGACGAGGCCCTTGCCAAATATTTTTGCCTTGCCCTTAG AACCAATTTTTCAGTACTCTATGCCATTGCGTATTGGATGCGGTACCAGCACAAGCCATTTATCATCTGCTCTGGCATCTCCATCCTAGTCTTTCGTTCGGAATTGGCTTTATTCTTGGGTCTATTGCTGGCCGTGAGCTTGCTACAGCGAAAATTCTCCATTGACAG gcttttgaaaatttcactGCCGGCGGGCATTTGCATTTTGGCTGCGACTGTGTTGGTAGATTCATTTTTCTGGCGGAGACTGCTGTGGCCTGAGGGGGAAGTACTCTGGTACAACACAATTCTCAACAAAAGTTCCAATTGGGGCACGTCGCCctttttttggtatttctACTCGGCAATGCCTAGAGCGATGGGAGCATCATTGGTGTTTGTGCCAATTGGCATTTTCTTGGAGAAACGCATTCGCCCCTTGGCACTATCTGCTCTAGCCTTTGTACTTCTGTACTCCCTACTGCCCCACAAGGAACTTCGGTTTATTATCTACGTGTTCCCAGTTCTGAATATTGCTGCTGCTTGCGCATGCCAAAGGAT TTGGATGAACAGCGCCAAATCAACGTGGCACAGTTTCCTTGCGTTATGTTCTGGAGCTCACCTGCTGTTAAATGTCTTTATGACGGTATTTCTGCTCGTCATTTCGGGAACTAACTATCCTGGAGGAGAAGCTCTTTCACGTTTACACCGCTTGGAGGTTGGCTCATCCAATGTATCTGTGCACATATCGAACTTAGCCGCTCAAAGTGGAGTTTCGCGTTTTATGGAAGTACGAGATGAATGGGCGTATAGCAAAAACGAGTCTATGAATTACACCCAGGCAGAACTGGCCAGTTACACACATCTCTTAGTAGAGgccaaaaataagcaaaatacTGATGTGTGGGCCTCGTTGCAAGATGAATTTGACACCGTGGAGTTCATCGATTGCTTCAACAGCATTGGCATACAATACAACTCCTTGTTGCCAGTCCGAATCAAAACCAAGCCTTGTATTGGAATCCTTAAGAGACGAATTCCACCTTCTAATAAGCAGAAACCCCAGGCAAAGCCAAGAAAGGAAAAGGTTACAAAACCTGAAGCTGTAGAAGAAATTAAAACTCCTCCAATCGAAAAAATTGCTAGAGATAGCAATAAGTCGGTAGTGGAAGCTATTCTACCCGTAGATgtggatgatgatgatggtatCGTGGCGACCGTTGAGGAGATGTCCCTGGAACAAGACATAAACAGTGAATATGAAAAAGTAGTTGAACCGGAAGTAGAATCGATTGAGACGCCAGCCAAGGAAATTAATTTTCAGGAATTACGAAATTTAGCCATGGGTCAAACTACAAAAACATCTCGAGCTGCAACCAAACTAAAAATACGAAAGATTATTGAGCAGCACTACCGATCCAAGGGCAAGCAAATCGAAAATGATTCTGCGGAACGGTCGCCAAAGATACCAGGTGGAACTGCTGGACGTCCTGGCGTGAGACAGTCTGTAAAGGCCATTATAAAACAAGAGAAGATTAAGGAGATGATCGAGCAAATTTCTACTATGGACCTTACACGCATCTGCGACTTGGAGAAGACATCGACAAAGGACTGTTTAAAACAGGTCATTGACAAAATTGACGACAGCGAGAATGCAAAACTGAAATAA